One window from the genome of Spiractinospora alimapuensis encodes:
- the cas1c gene encoding type I-C CRISPR-associated endonuclease Cas1c has product MTELLNSLYIQTPGASLHLEHDAVRVRIPDDDQRRTLPLRRLDAIVVYGHVHLSTELLSRCADDGRDVVWMSAGGRFRSRLQGPVRGNVLLRHAQHLTHADLAARLRIARSIIAGKIQNSRQILLKGARDTNTATTKTELRDKAATCADYLAESQQATDLDQLMGWEGKTAEVYYTGLALLLNPNNDTGPLVGRSRRPPRDPVNSLLSFLYGLTRSHAHGALEQVGLDPYVGFLHGIRPGKPSLALDLMEEFRPVLADRLAVTLLNRKQIRAEHFEYQPPAQEADTVAPAGDHERAVHLTEDGRKIVLSEWQQWKQRQWRHKQLKRDVPAALLPVVQSRILARHLRGELPDYLPWSPT; this is encoded by the coding sequence ATGACCGAACTCCTCAACAGTCTCTACATCCAAACCCCCGGCGCCAGTCTCCACCTGGAACACGACGCGGTGCGGGTGCGCATCCCCGACGACGACCAACGCCGCACCCTCCCCCTACGCCGCCTCGACGCAATCGTGGTCTACGGCCATGTCCACCTCAGCACCGAACTGCTGTCGCGCTGCGCCGACGACGGACGCGATGTGGTGTGGATGAGCGCCGGCGGCCGCTTCCGCTCCCGACTCCAAGGACCAGTGCGCGGCAACGTCCTTCTGCGTCACGCACAGCACCTCACCCACGCCGACCTCGCCGCGCGCCTACGCATCGCCCGGAGCATCATCGCCGGCAAGATTCAGAACTCCCGCCAAATCCTCCTCAAAGGCGCCCGCGACACCAACACCGCAACCACCAAGACCGAGCTCCGCGACAAGGCCGCCACCTGCGCCGACTACCTCGCCGAGTCGCAACAGGCCACGGACCTCGACCAGCTCATGGGCTGGGAAGGAAAGACCGCCGAGGTCTACTACACGGGACTCGCCCTACTCCTCAACCCCAACAACGACACCGGCCCCCTTGTCGGCCGCAGCCGCCGCCCGCCCCGCGATCCCGTGAACTCCTTACTGTCCTTCCTCTACGGACTAACCCGCAGCCACGCACACGGCGCACTCGAACAAGTCGGGCTCGACCCCTACGTCGGTTTCCTCCACGGCATACGCCCCGGAAAACCCTCCCTCGCGCTCGACCTCATGGAAGAGTTCCGCCCCGTCCTCGCCGACCGCCTCGCGGTGACCCTCCTTAACCGCAAACAAATCCGCGCCGAACACTTCGAATACCAACCACCAGCACAGGAGGCCGACACCGTCGCCCCGGCCGGCGATCACGAGCGAGCAGTACACCTCACTGAAGACGGCCGCAAGATCGTGCTGAGCGAGTGGCAACAGTGGAAGCAACGCCAATGGCGACACAAACAACTCAAGCGCGACGTCCCCGCCGCGCTGCTCCCCGTCGTACAGTCCCGAATCCTCGCCCGACACCTCCGCGGAGAACTCCCCGACTATCTGCCGTGGAGCCCAACCTGA
- the cas4 gene encoding CRISPR-associated protein Cas4 has protein sequence MANNEPLTPVTLSSLEHYAYCPRQSGLILLEDGYTDDAATTRGTLMHRKVHEPGTETRGTTRTLRALPVWSDRHGLQGVCDVVEVHNDGRIVPVEHKSGTHHPGGPSDLQVAGQAMCLEEMWKTRIDTALIYAGADRRRHTVAVDQALRDRVLTTAQAVRAMLHDLHLPHPAADQRCRRCSMNTMCMPKLLAGQRSYTQAVARLHEPYPEADLP, from the coding sequence ATGGCCAACAATGAACCGCTGACCCCGGTCACCCTGTCCTCCCTGGAGCACTACGCCTACTGTCCACGCCAGTCCGGGCTGATCCTGCTGGAAGACGGATACACCGATGACGCCGCGACCACCCGCGGCACCCTCATGCACCGCAAGGTCCACGAACCCGGCACCGAGACCCGCGGCACCACGCGAACGCTGCGCGCGCTGCCCGTATGGTCCGACCGCCACGGCCTGCAAGGGGTATGCGACGTCGTTGAAGTCCACAACGACGGCCGGATCGTCCCCGTCGAACACAAGTCGGGCACACACCACCCCGGCGGCCCCAGCGACCTCCAAGTCGCCGGTCAAGCCATGTGCCTCGAAGAAATGTGGAAGACCCGCATCGACACGGCGCTCATCTACGCCGGAGCCGACCGGCGACGCCACACCGTTGCCGTCGACCAGGCACTACGCGACCGAGTCCTGACCACCGCTCAAGCCGTGCGCGCCATGCTCCACGACCTCCACCTGCCCCACCCAGCCGCCGACCAACGCTGCCGCCGCTGCTCCATGAACACCATGTGCATGCCCAAACTCCTCGCCGGCCAGCGTTCCTACACCCAGGCTGTGGCGCGGCTGCACGAGCCCTATCCAGAAGCCGATCTTCCATGA
- the cas7c gene encoding type I-C CRISPR-associated protein Cas7/Csd2, with the protein MSEPHLDPTRKHDFVFLFDVRDGNPNGDPDSGGAPRTDPDTGQGLVTDVAIKRKIRNTIALLKEGEPGFDIYVEAGVALNTQHERAYTALNLQGDKKDKKQTAENQPRARDWMCATFFDVRMFGAVMSTGDKPAGRVQGPLQLTFSRSISPILGLEHGITRITQTRAGDVEQGETTEMGNKHTVPYGLYRGIGHFSAPLAAKTGVTTADLDALWQAITMMFEHDRSASRGEMALRGLYVFSHDNAFGKAPAHQLTDLVQVVPNEHSTPIRAFTDYQVTVDQSQLPPGVTMTTLTGAPDGQQ; encoded by the coding sequence ATGAGCGAACCCCACCTCGACCCCACCCGTAAGCACGACTTCGTGTTCCTGTTCGACGTGCGCGACGGCAACCCCAACGGCGACCCCGACAGTGGTGGCGCTCCACGCACTGACCCGGATACCGGACAGGGCTTGGTCACCGACGTCGCGATCAAACGCAAAATCCGTAACACCATCGCCCTGCTCAAAGAAGGAGAACCCGGCTTCGACATCTACGTCGAAGCGGGGGTCGCGCTCAACACCCAGCACGAACGCGCCTACACCGCCCTCAACCTCCAAGGTGACAAGAAGGACAAGAAGCAGACCGCGGAGAATCAGCCCAGAGCACGAGACTGGATGTGCGCCACCTTCTTCGACGTACGCATGTTCGGCGCCGTCATGTCGACCGGTGACAAGCCCGCGGGCCGGGTCCAAGGCCCGCTACAGCTCACCTTCTCCCGATCGATCAGCCCGATCCTGGGCCTCGAACACGGCATCACCCGTATCACCCAGACCAGAGCCGGAGACGTGGAGCAGGGCGAAACCACGGAGATGGGCAACAAGCACACCGTGCCCTACGGGCTCTACCGCGGCATCGGCCACTTCAGCGCCCCGCTGGCCGCCAAGACCGGAGTCACCACCGCCGACCTGGACGCCCTCTGGCAGGCCATAACCATGATGTTCGAACACGACCGTTCGGCCTCACGCGGCGAGATGGCACTACGCGGCCTCTACGTCTTCTCCCACGACAACGCATTCGGCAAAGCCCCCGCCCACCAACTCACCGACCTCGTGCAGGTCGTCCCCAACGAACACAGCACCCCCATCCGCGCATTCACCGACTACCAAGTCACAGTCGACCAGAGCCAGCTTCCCCCCGGCGTCACCATGACCACCCTCACAGGCGCCCCCGATGGCCAACAATGA
- a CDS encoding DUF397 domain-containing protein, translating into MEPRWRTSSHSAKYNCVQCTTGLWSGGHGNHTIAIRDSQNPDLGRIHTPAHEWIRFLAAIRHDEL; encoded by the coding sequence ATGGAACCCCGATGGCGAACCAGCAGCCACAGCGCCAAGTACAACTGCGTCCAGTGCACTACCGGGCTCTGGAGCGGAGGACACGGGAATCACACCATCGCGATTCGTGACTCCCAGAACCCCGACCTGGGACGAATCCACACCCCCGCACATGAATGGATCCGCTTCCTCGCCGCGATCCGCCACGACGAACTGTGA
- the cas5c gene encoding type I-C CRISPR-associated protein Cas5c, whose protein sequence is MSAQHEGDTPPLVVEVEGPYACFTRPEFKTERFSYPVMTPSAAKGLLEAIFWKPEFQYVIERIEVLTPIRWFSVRRNEVTDTVSSEWVRRAMADTSVRFDAETKRDQRMMTGLREVAYRITAQVRMQPHADAPPAKYRDQFRRRVERGACFSQPFLGTREFSASFTPRTERPPIASSEDFGAMLHSIDYSGGQETYRWFHARMDSGVMTIPERGAELPGAASSRTGGRE, encoded by the coding sequence TTGAGTGCACAACACGAGGGCGACACACCTCCTCTGGTAGTGGAGGTCGAGGGTCCCTACGCCTGCTTCACCCGCCCCGAGTTCAAGACGGAGCGGTTCAGCTACCCCGTCATGACGCCGTCGGCGGCCAAGGGATTGCTGGAAGCGATCTTCTGGAAACCAGAGTTCCAATACGTGATCGAGCGGATCGAGGTACTCACACCCATCCGTTGGTTCTCGGTACGCCGCAACGAGGTCACCGATACGGTCTCCTCGGAGTGGGTGCGCCGTGCGATGGCAGACACCTCGGTGCGCTTCGACGCCGAGACCAAGCGCGACCAGCGCATGATGACGGGTCTGCGTGAGGTGGCCTACCGCATCACGGCGCAGGTGCGGATGCAGCCGCACGCTGATGCCCCGCCGGCCAAGTACCGGGATCAGTTCCGCCGCCGGGTGGAGCGCGGCGCCTGCTTCTCCCAGCCGTTCTTGGGCACTCGAGAGTTCTCCGCGTCCTTCACTCCGCGAACAGAGCGACCTCCCATCGCCAGCAGTGAGGATTTCGGCGCGATGCTGCACAGTATCGACTACTCCGGTGGTCAGGAGACCTACCGCTGGTTCCACGCGCGAATGGATTCGGGAGTGATGACTATCCCCGAGCGAGGGGCGGAGCTCCCCGGAGCCGCGTCGTCGCGCACCGGCGGCAGGGAGTGA
- a CDS encoding CPBP family intramembrane glutamic endopeptidase — MTSRSSALASTAPVGAFKAYAILMGLYVLVFGPSIASQVVMMVRDGRIAATAPNPDQLWFVVGMTWAMDFLLVAFAGIALWVTARTCRIKVTDIFTPATRRSWWQSLGVFFSVLAAYITGMGARARLESTMATTDVGIIMNSADEALRMVLLVAVGQFTSAFVEETVAVACVVLLLTAASRPTWEVAIVLVIAKALYHAYYGWPILIMAPVTLLTAWMYWRTGRLWPIITAHAVYNGLFTAVVITTIITAPDAF, encoded by the coding sequence GTGACTTCGCGTTCCTCAGCCCTTGCCTCCACGGCGCCCGTGGGCGCGTTCAAGGCATACGCGATTCTCATGGGTCTCTACGTGCTGGTCTTCGGGCCCTCGATCGCCAGCCAGGTCGTCATGATGGTCCGCGACGGAAGGATCGCGGCCACCGCCCCGAACCCCGACCAACTCTGGTTTGTGGTCGGCATGACATGGGCGATGGACTTCCTCTTGGTCGCGTTCGCCGGCATCGCCTTGTGGGTCACCGCCCGCACTTGCCGGATCAAGGTCACCGACATCTTCACCCCGGCCACGCGGCGCTCCTGGTGGCAGTCGCTCGGGGTGTTCTTCTCGGTTCTCGCGGCCTACATCACCGGAATGGGGGCACGCGCCCGACTGGAATCGACGATGGCGACGACCGACGTCGGAATCATCATGAACTCGGCCGATGAGGCACTCCGGATGGTGTTGCTTGTCGCGGTCGGGCAGTTCACCTCCGCGTTCGTGGAAGAGACCGTCGCCGTGGCGTGCGTGGTCCTGCTACTGACCGCTGCATCGCGCCCCACATGGGAAGTCGCCATCGTCCTCGTGATCGCCAAGGCGCTCTATCACGCCTACTACGGCTGGCCCATCCTCATCATGGCCCCGGTCACCCTCCTCACCGCGTGGATGTACTGGAGAACCGGGCGCCTCTGGCCCATCATCACCGCCCACGCGGTATACAACGGCCTCTTCACCGCCGTAGTCATCACCACCATCATCACGGCACCCGACGCCTTCTGA
- a CDS encoding AAA family ATPase, whose protein sequence is MPAASPHFVNRERELETMRELVEADASADRSALLCVVGLGGVGKTGLALRFLHSLEADAFAGFFYVDLRGFSRGRPVGPSDVLAQFLCALGVPPPAVPSDLASRAAWWRTATADQRHAILLDNASSAAQARALLPGAGGHLVIVTSRRRLDGLTINGARFLRLEPLRVDDAAELLRRMSARLHAQSDLEATRRMAQLCGGLPIAVNSVAVRAASGRSLVAVAADLEGRRRRLSVLSGEEEEHASVQAAFDLSYDALPEEARVPYHRLGWHIGPDITVDATRILTGLDAAESESALDTLVAANLLTPVGEGRYRFHDLLALHALAKAHAQESESEQSAALTRLTTYYAERARAADKALRPYASSGKSESVPFDAPVAALAWLVRERDNLLVYAEHAAENEDTDSAVGIAEGMWPLYLHHRDAQRWLRACDAALLVTTDPPTRARLLSKQGLAYGFLRQNDAADRAFAHSEAIWQHQGDLWRLSQVRQRRGLLANEMADYPTAVTHLTAALDIDHGQHQPHDRAVTLLGLGRALINTGATPSARPLLQEAVNLLSASRDDNHLSRAHVALARATMHTDPHTAHERLRNELAALQQRGSTLGRAEAHEALGDLHTHQNNTAEAAKHYETSIQLLRTMGSHTPATRIEERLDRLTR, encoded by the coding sequence TTGCCCGCGGCTTCGCCGCATTTCGTCAACCGGGAGCGTGAGCTCGAGACGATGCGGGAGCTCGTCGAAGCGGACGCGTCAGCGGATCGTTCGGCGTTGCTGTGTGTGGTGGGTCTGGGCGGGGTGGGAAAGACCGGGTTGGCGCTCCGTTTCCTACACAGTCTGGAAGCCGACGCCTTCGCGGGGTTCTTCTACGTGGATCTGCGCGGGTTTTCCCGTGGACGACCGGTGGGGCCGTCGGATGTCCTGGCGCAATTTCTGTGCGCGCTGGGTGTACCGCCGCCGGCGGTGCCCTCCGATCTCGCATCCCGCGCCGCCTGGTGGCGGACAGCCACGGCGGACCAGCGCCACGCCATCCTGCTCGACAACGCTTCCTCCGCGGCCCAGGCCCGCGCCCTCCTTCCCGGAGCCGGTGGACACCTCGTCATCGTGACCTCACGTCGCCGCCTCGACGGACTGACCATCAACGGCGCCCGCTTCCTGCGCCTGGAACCGTTGCGGGTCGACGACGCGGCGGAGCTCCTGCGCCGGATGAGCGCCCGGCTCCATGCGCAATCCGATCTGGAGGCGACGAGGCGCATGGCACAGTTGTGTGGAGGGCTGCCGATCGCGGTGAACTCGGTTGCTGTCCGAGCGGCCAGCGGGCGCTCCTTGGTCGCGGTCGCGGCCGACTTGGAGGGACGTCGTCGCCGGCTGTCAGTGTTGAGCGGCGAGGAGGAGGAGCACGCTTCCGTACAAGCGGCGTTCGACCTGTCATACGACGCGCTACCCGAGGAGGCTAGGGTGCCCTACCATCGGCTCGGGTGGCACATCGGTCCCGACATCACGGTCGACGCCACCCGGATACTGACCGGACTCGACGCGGCGGAGAGCGAAAGCGCCCTCGACACGTTGGTGGCCGCCAATCTCCTCACTCCAGTCGGAGAGGGCCGCTACCGGTTCCACGACCTACTCGCGCTCCACGCGCTCGCCAAGGCGCACGCGCAGGAATCGGAGTCGGAGCAATCTGCCGCGCTCACCCGTCTCACCACTTACTACGCCGAGCGGGCAAGGGCTGCCGATAAGGCGCTGCGGCCCTACGCCAGCTCGGGGAAATCAGAGAGCGTTCCCTTCGATGCCCCCGTCGCCGCGCTGGCATGGCTGGTTCGGGAACGCGACAACCTGCTCGTCTACGCGGAGCACGCCGCCGAGAACGAGGACACCGACTCCGCGGTAGGCATCGCGGAGGGCATGTGGCCGCTGTACCTGCACCACCGCGACGCCCAACGCTGGCTCCGTGCTTGCGACGCGGCGCTCCTCGTCACCACCGACCCACCCACGCGCGCCCGTCTGCTCAGCAAACAAGGCCTCGCCTACGGCTTCCTACGCCAAAACGACGCGGCCGACCGTGCCTTCGCCCACAGCGAAGCCATCTGGCAACACCAGGGCGACTTGTGGCGCCTGTCCCAAGTACGCCAACGCCGCGGACTACTCGCCAACGAGATGGCCGACTACCCCACAGCCGTCACCCACCTCACCGCCGCACTGGATATCGACCACGGCCAGCACCAACCCCACGACCGCGCCGTCACCCTCCTGGGCCTGGGCCGCGCGCTCATCAACACAGGCGCCACCCCCAGCGCCCGCCCCCTCCTCCAAGAAGCGGTCAACCTGCTCAGCGCCTCCCGGGACGACAACCACCTCAGCCGAGCCCACGTCGCCCTCGCCCGCGCCACCATGCACACCGACCCCCACACCGCTCACGAACGACTACGCAACGAACTCGCCGCACTACAACAGCGAGGATCAACACTGGGACGCGCCGAAGCCCACGAAGCACTCGGCGACCTCCACACCCACCAAAACAACACCGCGGAGGCCGCCAAGCACTACGAAACATCCATCCAACTCCTACGAACCATGGGCTCCCACACCCCCGCCACCAGAATCGAAGAACGGTTGGACAGACTCACACGGTGA
- a CDS encoding SEL1-like repeat protein: MRGRWIVLRVMVVLACGAALTLGAVGFGVERLPWTAVERGSWIAGVALAAATAVAWVLRSGGSSAPGWVTKAPRVSVRVLARTSPAMDVSIPFIRRESRFRVSEELRAADERFHYGVVVTGRSKAGKSRLLAEVLANQMGERFALQPPEDADLRLLAEWLTKQPRWRRRRGWVLWLDDLDRRLPHAGLDPATLHELRERNVIVAATMRIDPFNALRPPAAEAERDQLGYPVLDALTPVPLSRGWTSDERRSAADSGDPRLVDASTDPERCVAVRLASGPELQHRFDDGADGHVLGYHTVKLLIHLDGTGLSSPQSRHDIQRLARKTLPPPPPLAETDDEAWAWATTPTVGTHGLLIPTDHDGERWRAFDYLTTDEPIPDDVWDAAIELADPSELNQIAWTAFSARLLGHAESAVRKSIKDDERPKPMLLLGVILREQANAHEKDKVSEAERWLRKAAECLHPGSMTAFGNFLYESGRTQQAEYWWQRAIHAGVPQAMTAWAISRIDLGQLHQSKLWLNKAVEAGDTFAIRPRSNTSPLPCTDESGHYIRSLLGKRVLGHSADAIARRLIALGMPLEAEVLLRTALAINSAGTHTRTYLGFALRIRGNIDESACWFRDAAYSGEPVAMHLCGKFLYITHQREGEYWIREAAEKHALPDAMVTLGAVLIESARMDEGAEWLREAARNHHPHALPLLGRLVYGIG, from the coding sequence ATGCGTGGTCGATGGATCGTTCTGCGGGTGATGGTGGTTCTCGCGTGTGGGGCTGCGCTGACGTTGGGGGCTGTCGGGTTCGGTGTGGAGCGGTTGCCGTGGACGGCCGTGGAGCGGGGATCCTGGATCGCGGGGGTTGCTCTGGCGGCAGCGACCGCGGTGGCGTGGGTGCTGAGATCGGGTGGCTCATCAGCGCCTGGCTGGGTGACGAAGGCTCCGCGGGTGTCGGTGCGTGTGCTGGCCCGGACCTCGCCTGCGATGGATGTGTCCATCCCGTTCATCCGGAGGGAATCGAGGTTCAGGGTTAGCGAGGAGCTTCGCGCGGCGGACGAACGCTTCCATTACGGTGTCGTGGTGACCGGGAGGTCAAAGGCTGGCAAGTCGCGGCTGCTGGCCGAGGTCCTGGCAAATCAGATGGGGGAACGATTCGCGCTTCAGCCTCCCGAGGACGCCGACCTTCGCCTCCTCGCCGAATGGCTCACGAAGCAACCGCGCTGGCGGCGGCGTCGAGGGTGGGTCCTGTGGTTGGACGATCTCGACCGCCGTCTGCCTCATGCCGGGCTTGACCCAGCAACGCTGCATGAGCTACGCGAACGCAATGTGATCGTCGCCGCGACCATGCGCATCGACCCGTTCAATGCGCTGAGACCGCCCGCCGCGGAGGCCGAGAGAGACCAGCTCGGGTACCCGGTCCTGGACGCCCTGACACCGGTCCCGCTGTCCAGGGGCTGGACCTCGGACGAACGCCGAAGCGCGGCGGACTCCGGAGACCCGCGACTGGTCGATGCCAGCACCGACCCGGAACGGTGTGTCGCCGTGCGCCTCGCATCCGGCCCGGAACTCCAGCACCGATTCGACGACGGTGCGGACGGCCACGTGCTCGGGTATCACACGGTGAAGCTCCTCATTCACCTTGACGGTACGGGACTCTCCAGCCCGCAATCCCGACACGACATCCAGCGGCTGGCACGGAAGACCCTTCCTCCGCCACCACCTCTCGCGGAAACCGATGATGAGGCCTGGGCTTGGGCGACCACACCCACAGTCGGCACGCATGGTCTGCTCATCCCGACCGATCACGACGGCGAACGATGGCGAGCGTTCGACTACCTCACCACAGACGAACCGATCCCTGACGATGTGTGGGACGCCGCGATCGAACTCGCGGACCCCAGCGAGCTCAACCAGATCGCATGGACCGCGTTCAGCGCTCGCCTGTTGGGGCACGCCGAATCAGCCGTCCGCAAGTCGATCAAGGATGATGAACGCCCGAAGCCGATGCTCCTCCTGGGGGTCATCCTGCGTGAGCAGGCAAATGCCCACGAGAAAGACAAAGTCAGCGAGGCCGAGCGCTGGCTCCGGAAAGCTGCGGAGTGCCTTCACCCCGGTTCGATGACCGCGTTCGGAAACTTCCTGTACGAATCCGGCCGCACACAGCAAGCCGAGTATTGGTGGCAACGCGCCATCCACGCAGGAGTCCCTCAGGCAATGACTGCGTGGGCCATTTCCCGAATCGATCTCGGCCAATTACACCAATCCAAATTGTGGCTAAACAAAGCCGTGGAAGCTGGTGACACGTTCGCCATAAGACCTCGATCCAATACATCCCCACTTCCATGCACGGATGAGTCCGGGCATTACATCAGATCACTCCTCGGAAAACGCGTACTGGGCCACAGTGCGGACGCAATCGCGAGGCGCCTCATAGCCCTCGGAATGCCACTGGAGGCAGAGGTATTACTCCGCACTGCCCTCGCAATAAACTCAGCCGGCACGCACACACGAACTTATCTCGGATTCGCGTTAAGAATTCGCGGAAATATCGATGAAAGCGCCTGCTGGTTTCGAGACGCCGCTTATTCCGGTGAACCAGTGGCCATGCACCTGTGCGGTAAATTTCTCTACATCACCCACCAACGGGAGGGTGAGTATTGGATACGAGAAGCGGCTGAAAAGCACGCGCTCCCTGACGCCATGGTCACCCTCGGAGCCGTACTGATCGAATCGGCACGAATGGACGAAGGGGCGGAATGGCTGCGCGAAGCGGCGCGGAACCATCATCCACACGCGCTACCCCTACTCGGCCGACTCGTCTACGGAATCGGATGA
- the cas2 gene encoding CRISPR-associated endonuclease Cas2, producing the protein MHILLTYDVNTTTPEGQRRLRHVAKLCEGYGQRVQQSVFEIVTDQAGLLTLLDHITRTIADDEDNIRVYRLPAEGFTKVQTLGKAGLIPHNDPLIM; encoded by the coding sequence ATGCACATCCTGCTCACCTACGACGTCAACACCACCACACCCGAAGGCCAGCGCCGACTCCGCCACGTCGCCAAACTCTGCGAAGGCTACGGCCAACGAGTACAGCAATCCGTGTTCGAGATCGTCACCGACCAGGCCGGACTACTCACCCTCCTCGACCACATCACCCGCACCATCGCCGACGACGAAGACAACATCCGCGTCTACCGCCTCCCAGCCGAAGGCTTCACCAAAGTTCAGACCCTCGGAAAGGCCGGACTCATCCCACACAACGACCCACTCATCATGTAG
- the cas8c gene encoding type I-C CRISPR-associated protein Cas8c/Csd1, producing MLLKALADYAPHVNGLPPANYRPRTVRWCISLDEDGFLLDVDGDGNPSVSDLADTQRKNGITLDAPYVYRSGAKPPPTLLVDTLEYVLGMPKQDTEKAEDEAARRNEAYIELLQQWAQTVPSDPAAHAVLNFFTSGRHRALSVPQQAKSSHLVAVNVAGRPWPHLDEAAQQCWAGVVATRKTGRAGRGTCLSCGEERPLLNSLPESVKAGAIPVPSTAQARDAQLVSVNKPAQGRGGRIQLDDIPLCEVCGARSTAVLNALLSDTDHRYRGQDSVTVWWLKDPQPVPLLGSLLTADAEDIAAVYAELHKARRHGPVTTGLETNTFHAVTLSAHQSRVAVRDWINVPLDQALERITQWFDDHEITDWHSDTPRKAPLWLLARCLGRGQDTADGWRYIADSEPARASRDLLHAALRGATPTPVLLHRLNQRIGADGRIDHPRAALLRLLYNRIFATDDGRVHAVLNEERTDPAYVAGRLFAVLESLQYRALRDPKTKKGPNATIADKVLSAAKATPRARMEPLLDKSQAHLRRLRNTDNRKDEAAGRAYFDTICRLHDLLDQPLPSTLDQEGQSLFSLGYYQQHSHDHRQRRNATPPQQDEGQ from the coding sequence GTGCTACTTAAGGCCCTGGCCGACTACGCCCCCCATGTGAACGGACTTCCTCCCGCCAACTATCGCCCCCGCACAGTGCGCTGGTGCATCTCCCTCGACGAGGACGGCTTCCTCCTCGATGTCGACGGCGACGGAAACCCCAGTGTGAGTGACCTGGCCGATACCCAGCGCAAGAACGGGATCACACTCGACGCTCCCTACGTCTACCGGTCAGGGGCAAAGCCCCCACCGACCTTGTTGGTGGACACCCTGGAGTACGTCCTGGGGATGCCGAAACAGGACACGGAGAAGGCGGAAGACGAGGCCGCGCGGCGCAACGAGGCCTACATCGAGCTCTTGCAGCAGTGGGCTCAGACCGTTCCCTCCGACCCCGCGGCCCACGCCGTCCTGAACTTCTTCACCAGCGGCCGTCATCGCGCGCTGAGTGTGCCCCAACAGGCAAAGTCCTCCCACTTGGTCGCCGTGAACGTCGCGGGGCGCCCCTGGCCGCACCTGGACGAGGCCGCGCAGCAGTGCTGGGCCGGCGTGGTCGCCACCCGCAAGACGGGACGCGCCGGAAGGGGAACCTGCCTGTCATGCGGGGAAGAACGCCCGCTGTTGAACTCGTTGCCGGAGTCAGTCAAGGCCGGAGCGATCCCCGTACCCAGCACCGCACAGGCGCGCGACGCCCAACTGGTCTCGGTGAACAAGCCCGCGCAAGGCCGCGGAGGCCGCATCCAGTTGGACGACATTCCGCTGTGCGAGGTGTGCGGGGCCCGCTCCACCGCGGTTCTCAACGCGCTGCTGAGCGATACCGATCACCGTTACCGCGGGCAGGACTCCGTTACCGTGTGGTGGCTGAAGGACCCCCAGCCCGTGCCGCTGCTTGGTTCACTGCTCACGGCGGATGCCGAGGACATCGCCGCGGTCTACGCGGAACTCCACAAAGCTCGCCGTCACGGCCCGGTCACCACCGGCCTGGAGACCAACACCTTCCACGCGGTCACGCTCTCGGCCCACCAGAGCCGGGTCGCCGTGCGCGACTGGATCAACGTACCCCTGGACCAGGCGCTGGAGCGGATCACCCAGTGGTTCGACGACCATGAGATCACCGACTGGCACTCCGACACCCCACGCAAGGCGCCGCTGTGGCTCCTCGCCCGCTGCCTGGGGCGTGGACAGGACACCGCGGACGGATGGCGTTACATCGCTGACAGCGAACCCGCTCGCGCCTCGCGTGACCTGCTGCATGCCGCACTGCGGGGCGCTACCCCCACACCCGTCCTGCTACATCGCCTCAACCAGCGCATCGGCGCCGACGGACGCATCGACCATCCCAGGGCCGCCCTGCTGCGCCTGCTCTACAACCGCATATTCGCCACCGACGACGGAAGGGTCCACGCGGTGCTCAACGAAGAGAGAACAGACCCCGCCTATGTGGCCGGGCGACTATTCGCGGTTCTGGAATCCCTGCAGTACCGCGCCCTGCGCGACCCGAAGACGAAGAAGGGCCCCAACGCCACCATCGCGGACAAGGTGCTGTCGGCGGCGAAGGCGACACCCCGAGCCCGCATGGAGCCACTGCTGGACAAGTCCCAGGCTCACCTGCGTCGCCTGCGCAACACCGACAACCGCAAAGACGAGGCGGCCGGCCGCGCATACTTCGACACGATCTGCCGCCTACACGACCTACTCGACCAACCTCTGCCCAGCACGCTGGACCAGGAAGGTCAATCCCTCTTCAGCCTCGGCTACTACCAGCAGCACTCCCACGACCACCGTCAGCGCCGCAACGCGACGCCGCCCCAACAGGACGAAGGACAGTGA